AACGGGTGCAGCCGAGGCTCAATGTCGAGGTCAAATTGGACTTTCATCGTCTGAGAGAGGACACCTTGTGGACGAACGTGGACGTGCTCAACGGAGAAGAAATAGCCTGGTAGGGAGCGTCCCGCAGGCGCTGCCAACATAGGGTCTGTTTGGGTCGAATTAAACTTTCTGTAGGCGTTGGGAGCTCGGACCACTGTCGGCTCGTGGCCCCCTGGTCAATGCCGACCGCTCACACAATACAAAGGCAGGACCTGCACATCGGAACCGAAAGTTCCGATGTGGTCTTTGCATTGCGTACATTGGCGTGTCACCATTGGCATGTCCCACCTTCACCCGCATGGCTGGGATACAGTCAGCGCGCTCAGTATATTATGTACCCGTATCGTTCTAGCTTATGGCTGCCACCGACCATCCGCCGTCTTCGTACGACCCCGATCCTCCAACCCGAGTCCAGCTACACAAAGCCTTATCTCGTGGACGACAGATTACGCAATCGGAAGCGTCCGACGAACTTGGGGTGTCGAAGCGACGCGTGCGGGATGTCGTCAAAACGCTTCGTGAGGAAGGCGTGCCCGTGCAGGAAGCTTTCGAGGATCGTCGGCGCGTGTACTACCTGAAGCCGGGCGACTGGCACTCCGAGGCTATCACTCTCAATATCCCCGAGCGTCAGCTCCTTACCCTGCTTGTTGCTACGCAGGCAGCACGCCCGACCCTTTCTCCCACGCCTCTCGCAGAGGACCTTGACGCTGCCTCTGCGTCGCTCGAAGAAGCACTAGGGGGAAGGGTTGTGTCTTTCATTCCAGCCTTTGAGTCGGAGCGGTGGCACTTCAGCCGAGCCACGTCGGTTGGCATCAATCCCGACGTGTTCTGGGCCTTGAAGCGGGCCATTGCGGACCGGCATCCCGTGTACATCGACTACTACTCTGCCTCCCGAGGGGCCTGGAGTCGGGATCGGAAGATCGATCCGCTAATGTTTGCGGTGCGCCGGGGGGCCTGGCTCTGCGTGGCGTACTGTCACAAGCGGGACGCCACCATCGACTTTAATCAAGTTGGGATCGAGCAGGTAGAGGTGGCAGAGGAGGAGCACTTCGCTCCGCCGTACGACTTTGACCGAGGCGAACACTTTGAGGGACGTTTCGGAGCGCTAGCAGGAGGAGACGCCCACGAGGTCGTCCTGTGGGTTGACGATGAGCATCAATCGTATTTTGAGCGGAAGCTTTACCACCCGACGCAGGACGTGTCCTCCACGGAAGAAGGAATCGAGGTTACGTTTCGAGTTCAGGGCCTCGACGAGATTGCGTCGTTCATTCTGTCGTGGGGGTCGGGCGTTGAAGTACGCAGCCCCGAAGCGTTGAAGGATCGTCTTGTGCAAGAAGCGAAGGCGGTCGCAGATCAGTACGCGTGAAGGGACTTGCGAGGTGAAATCAGGGTGTTGGCTGGCAAAAAGCTGGCATGACTGGTTGCCAATGCCTGCTCACCGCGTGCCCTTGTGCGCCTGTAGCGATCTGCACGCACCACCTACGGAAAATCTACGTCCCTGTATAGGCCCTCCACATGAGCGTGTAAGAGGACCGGGAGATGGTTGGGGGAGATGTACAGATTTGCCATGATCGCCCGAGAGGAGGCACGTAGAGCGATGATGGGCGCTCTCCCATCCATCATTGCCTGTGCATTACGTCTTGTGGGAGCCTTTGGCCTGTGACTGCCCTTTTCATCAGGACAGGATTCGGTTCAGCGCTGGATTCTGCCTCTCCGGGCAGGTGGGTATGGCAAAGAGATGTGGTATGACGGGCAAAAATACTAAGCAGGTAGTATTTAGCTTGTTCACGATGTCTCACGGGTTTTGCTAACGACTTTGTTGTCGGTTGGTACCCGGAGTTGTATCCCGTCACCCGCCTGCGTACCTTCGCTGAATAGACCGCAGAAAGACTTCAGTCTATCCTGGTTGGGGCTTTTACTACCGTCGAACTCTTCTTCCCTCCAAGTAATCAGCATAGGGTAATGTACGTTTTGGTGGTGAAATAGGAGGAAGAGTCAACAATCTTCAGTTAGCCAAGCCCCCCCTTAAATTTCGTTTTCGACGGAGTTGGGTGGTCCAAGTCCCTTAGACAAGGTGGGCTACGCTAATGTGAGTAAGAGGTATCGTACTCGAAGGTTTAATTTGACATCAAAAAAGTAACAAAAGAATACATAATAAATACGTAATTGTATGTAAAAAAACACATATAATACACACACCCAAGCCAAAGACAACAAACACCCCACCCCCCCAC
This window of the Salinibacter grassmerensis genome carries:
- a CDS encoding helix-turn-helix transcriptional regulator, with the translated sequence MAATDHPPSSYDPDPPTRVQLHKALSRGRQITQSEASDELGVSKRRVRDVVKTLREEGVPVQEAFEDRRRVYYLKPGDWHSEAITLNIPERQLLTLLVATQAARPTLSPTPLAEDLDAASASLEEALGGRVVSFIPAFESERWHFSRATSVGINPDVFWALKRAIADRHPVYIDYYSASRGAWSRDRKIDPLMFAVRRGAWLCVAYCHKRDATIDFNQVGIEQVEVAEEEHFAPPYDFDRGEHFEGRFGALAGGDAHEVVLWVDDEHQSYFERKLYHPTQDVSSTEEGIEVTFRVQGLDEIASFILSWGSGVEVRSPEALKDRLVQEAKAVADQYA